The nucleotide sequence GGAACGGGTTAGAATCCCGCTTCGtgattaaacttttattgtgaaaaactattattgtgggagtcgagcacgcttcggcacgaattgggccagctcgcaccggggaagtaccacacccccacagaaaaccggcgtgaaatagtggcatgccactgtgtttcgtacggtgagtgggggagccggaggcccgtttccttttcctcacccgtcccagtccattcctctTTTctagtcgttaatccattccttttcccttaccccaaaaacgcggccagcgcattcgcagaggccctacctttgcgaatgttcaggggcggtggtgatcgcttaccatcaggcgaaccaccagctcagttgcccgctattacataaaaaaaaaacttttttaagcTTCTCTTAATAACTTACCTACAATATCATCATGACGTTTTTACATctacattataacattaaggcattgtttgattgttttatcAATTACTGTGCTACAACAAACACGggctgttgatgatgatgatgatgatgatgatgatgatgatgatgatgatgttgatgatgatgatgatgatgatgatggagatgatgatggtgatcatgatgataatgataatgattaaTATACTCTCCCCGTACCAGCTGACGCGNNNNNNNNNNNNNNNNNNNNNNNNNNNNNNNNNNNNNNNNNNNNNNNNNNNNNNNNNNNNNNNNNNNNNNNNNNNNNNNNNNNNNNNNNNNNNNNNNNNNNNNNNNNNNNNNNNNNNNNNNNNNNNNNNNNNNNNNNNNNNNNNNNNNNNNNNNNNNNNNNNNNNNNNNNNNNNNNNNNNNNNNNNNNNNNNNNNNNNNNNNNNNNNNNNNNNNNNNNNNNNNNNNNNNNNNNNNNNNNNNNNNNNNNNNNNNNNNNNNNNNNNNNNNNNNNNNNNNNNNNNNNNNNNNNNNNNNNNNNNNNNNNNNNNNNNNNNNNNNNNNNNNNNNNNNNNNNNNNNNNNNNNNNNNNNNNNNNNNNNNNNNNNNNNNNNNNNNNNNNNNNNNNNNNNNNNNNNNNNNNNNNNNNNNNNNNNNNNNNNNNNNNNNNNNNNNNNNNNNNNNNNNNNNNNNNNNNNNNNNNNNNNNNNNNNNNNNNNNNNNNNNNNNNNNNNNNNNNNNNNNNNNNNNNNNNNNNNNNNNNNNNNNNNNNNNNNNNNNNNNNNNNNNNNNNNNNNNNNNNNNNNNNNNNNNNNNNNNNNNNNNNNNNNNNNNNNNNNNNNNNNNNNNNNNNNNNNNNNNNNNNNNNNNNNNNNNNNNNNNNNNNNNNNNNNNNNNNNNNNNNNNNNNNNNNNNNNNNNNNNNNNNNNNNNNNNNNNNNNNNNNNNNNNNNNNNNNNNNNNNNNNNNNNNNNNNNNNNNNNNNNNNNNNNNNNNNNNNNNNNNNNNNNNNNNNNNNNNNNNNNNNNNNNNNNNNNNNNNNNNNNNNNNNNNNNNNNNNNNNNNNNNNNNNNNNNNNNNNNNNNNNNNNNNNNNNNNNNNNNNNNNNNNNNNNNNNNNNNNNNNNNNNNNNNNNNNNNNNNNNNNNNNNNNNNNNNNNNNNNNNNNNNNNNNNNNNNNNNNNNNNNNNNNNNNNNNNNNNNNNNNNNNNNNNNNNNNNNNNNNNNNNNNNNNNNNNNNNNNNacacacacacacacacgcacaccacacacacacacacatcgacACACAGAGAGAGTATACGTTACGAATGTGTACGCATATAAACATTCACGTACCTCTAATGGTAACTTCAAGTATttgatcattattttaaatattttctttttttcttacacatgatatttaatttactttcaattCGATATGACgcttctattaaaaaatcctcAAAAAAAACGACTTAAGccttaaaatattgttgtctACATAGTGCAATTACAACTTAATACTAACATTGCATCAAAGTAGCAGCCACTGATAGGCATAAAGAGAAAAAACATTACTTATTCAAATGTTACTATCAATGTTGGTGTTaaaataggtacatattattaaaatttcaacacCCATACACAAACAGTgcgcttatattattttatagtggaAAATCACCAAGGAAGAAGCTACATccatatgttaaaattttgtcaGTCTAATTGTACCGATCTTTTTTTGAGAGTAACTTCTTCTAAGGAGAATACAGCACAATACTGGAATTATATATCTTTTCAACACTCTAAATAGATTCTtaagagaaatatatttattgataaatgtatGTGCTGTGTTCTCACATATGttaatttactaatttaaGAAATCATTCATCTGCCATCATCATCGTTGTGTTTCGAATTGTTTGCAGATTGTGTTACATCTTCACGCAAAATACTGCAAatgattcatttaattttaatttatatttctgttttcGTATGATTTTATATGAGTTCTTTTACTTGATATGTTAACCCCTGTATGAGTTTGTCGAtggtaattaatttacttgcTGTGCACCCTTCATCCTCGTAGTGAATGGAAGtccttatttacatattttgattaGACGAGTCCGTAATACTTGGGCTCTATGGTTTTCGAGAGAGAGGGAGATATTTTGTAAGCGTAGTTGTCTTATGGCACTATAATACTAACGACATAGTAATAGTCCCACTCTCTCGTTCTAACACATCGTGGCTCTTATGCATACGACAGAGTCcgaatgctttttttttactatctaCTTAAAATGTGAGCATGCCAATGTGTGGTTAAAGAGCTGAGATAATTTATACGTATGGTATCACAAACTGTTGACATTGATAAACTTTACAATTGTGCTTTTATAATGTACCGAACTGAATAGCTAGTTgataaaaacagtttatttttgtttgatgaGTTTTTTTAGTACTGAATAGTGTTCtgagtttttgtttttcgcatttgtttctttattttaattttctcaccgccatataaagttaattacaACTGTAAATATcgttcaatttaataattacgttataaataatacacgtTATGAATTACTCAATGACGCAATTTGATAGAGAGTACGATCGCGTTGGTCATGGCGCTAAATATTCACAAAGATAGTGTTTATACGTTCGTCCGTCTGACGTAATGGTGTTGTCAGCAGCGAGTACGAGCCGATGTGCCGTAATCGCGGCTGGTGGCGGTGACGCAGCGCCAACTCGGGTAACACTATACATACAACCTACCAATACGCCATACCATACTCGATACAGTACATTTTACCTGACAATATTTAGATCGCTCTTACAAATGGATAAATCGAAGCTTATCCACCTCGAAGGACCAATATGAAAGTTATTTTACAACATCATTGCTaatccggctcgaaggactaGCTAGAAATCAGTTTGTGTGATGTGTTGAATAGATATTGtcaggtaaataaaaattactgttGTAGATCGTGATGTGCGCTCTTTGACCCTACAGTGGCTTGCATTCCCCCCCCCTAGTTACCCAATGGCTCATTGGAAATAATACGATTAAccaataactaaatatatacgaAATCACGGCCCTATTAAATTAGGTCATTAGGTAGTAAAAAAAACGATGTAGGTTTCTGAGTCATGCATCAATAACAGAGAGAAATAGTTATCCTCGAATGcctttgttttaattagagTTAGACTAGCTTCCACAAACTTAATGCATGTCTTCCAATGAGCCAAAGTGTAATGTATCGACATGGTCGTCTCGTTGTTGTGATGAGGTCCCCCAGTATATAGACGTATGGGCATGTAACGCTAACTACATTGCTTACAATCCATACATATTTGGCGGGTTCCCATTGCGGTTATCATACGTCATCCGCAATGCATCTGTTGCATTTGTAAATACTCATGATAGTGGTAGATGTGCCCTTGGTATGGATATGTTTGTTTAcctttattttcctttacttTTACAATTCATTCatgaaaacacaaattttagtccacgaattaaaataattataaagataccATTTGTAGAAAAAAGAAGTATAACATAACTATAATGCTTAGATACctacacatttttatgttttatatatttttaataataactaaaaataagaaCTTTctgtgcatttttttttctgaaggTTAAACGAGTGTTATACTCTTCGATTGTGTCGTCTATTTGATTCACTCGCTATGGAACTTAGAGAATTCAAATACAAGAGGTTTTCTATTATAGACCAAATGAAATATGTCGACAATTATTCGAAGTGTTCCCACAAATTCTGGTGCACTACGCGACCGGCACAGAACACATTGGTAGACGTCGGCTTAGGTTTAGCGAGCTTAGTATAAAGCTTAGAGTAAATGATTTATGAGTTCGCATAGCGCGTGTCGACGCCCTGTCAGCCTTGTCTGTTTGTTGCAGCGAGTATTTGTATGACGCGTACGCGGACCGCGATAACGTACCCCTTGCCAAGTAAGTGCCCTACACTAGCGACAAGCTTATGGTTTTTGATCTTCACGATGACAAATAGAATGTTCTGAacttattgaatgaaatattcgTGGTCGTGACCTCACTAAAAAGAGAATAACCTAAGAACATTAGGTGTTAAATGTCCTTGTGAAGACTTAAACCATAATAAGCCCTTCACATACCTCTGCTCCCTTGCCTTTTGCGCATGCGCTAATATTACATCCGCTTCGTAAGGTGCGCTCTCGACTTATGAATTGTTTAATTGGAATTCTCTTTGAATGAGATCGGGCGCGCACTTTagtgatttaattttcttttaatctgGTGTGTTGGCAATTGGGTTTTTAATGCACGTGTGAGTGAAATTTTATTGGTAACATAGTGGAGGGGCtgttcaaaacaataaaacatgcaATCGACTAAatgtaaagaaacaaaataataaacgcatgaaacgtaataatataagaagacATGCATGTTAGCATTCCCGCACGGCGACGAAATAAATACCCGTTTATGTTTCGTTcctttatgttgtttttatttttatttgattcgGTTAGGAACATTCATACAGCGTATAGATGAACGCCATCATCACTAGATAGAGCATGATCGATGGCCGATGAGCAACAAAGTTGCGCATAACGCACACTCATATGCGcaattttgattgaattttgTGGGGGCGGGGCGTGCGCAGAGGGTCGAAGCGTAGCACCCTGGACATCGAGGGCAAGATCGCAGAGTGGCGCGGGCGGAACCGCGCGGCGGGCGCCGAGCCGGCGGAGGAGGGCGACTCGCCGCAGTCGCGCACGCAGCTCGTGGTGGGCGGCCGCGGCGAGGTCGTGTGCGCGCTGCtgccgccgcccgccgcgctcATCGACGACCTCAAGACGCGCCTCGATGCCAAGGACGAGGACAACGAGTCGGGCATACACGAGTCCGAATAGTTCTAGAACCTTCCGCCCTCTCTTCTTGTTTTCGTTGACGTTGCGCATCGTGAATTCGATTCCccgtaaatttttgtatgtttgtttgatgtTTATTGTTACGTGTAGGTTCGTATTCAATTGTACCTTAGAGGTATGGAATTGAATGAGCTTCGGCGATGAGGTTGCAATTATTCGACCAATTTTTCGTAGTGCGGTCGAGGTCGGCACGTCTTCCGCTCCCTGTGTGGTGGTGACCACTTGATGTCCATTTTTAGACACGTTTAAATTAATCGTCGAAATTGCAATTGTAATGATTGATGTTacaaactcatgaaatttttgGAAGATTTATGGTAgcaaatacatatatgaatattttataacttttataaaataactgataatgctttgtataaatatacgtCCATAAGAACCGCTTATCGCTTTAACGTGGGATTGAAGAATGTTTGGATCAATACTGATTATGTTCTGTCAAATAGTACAGGAAGGTACTGCAGTATTGGTCCCAATGCTAAGTCGTATTGTATACTAATCGCAACGCTTGTACAAGTTTTGATGCTATATAAGCTATAGGTACAGATctaaccaaattttattgtagccgaaaatgatttttattttcataaaatatttcattttacatacGGAGCACATGCTTATACATGAGTAGAATTTGATAAAGCGTTTTGATACTATGCATTTATATACACGTAAATCCTAAAACATAGATCTGATTATTACTGTAATTGTATGTGTACTAgtcctttatatatatatataataatagattattcTAAATGTCTAtcatattcattattcatatcACATTAGGTATCTAAccatataatgttttaattaacttaaccAATAGaacaaacttattattataattgatttgtGTATTGACGTACTCTTAAGaaattttaacacattaaTGTGGTTGCACTGCAGTGAATTGATAGTTTTAtgtacaaacacacaaactttgTGAATATGTGTCTATGTAATAATCGTAATCTTGTAATCTCTGGATGTTGTATCAGTGTAACTTACGGATCTTATAGTAATTGTAAGTGTAAGACATACGTAATgtatcatatcatattattaatgtataattgttATGGAAAAATAATCTCTATTATAAGTGCATAAGGCAGTATTTAGAAGCCCGAATGTGGTCTCTCGGAAGGGGAATTCAGTCGAGCCCAATTTGGTAACTAACTCATTCGTGATTTATCttgttttctgttttattttgcatGTACTGTCACCCAGTAACATAGTATTATATGGTTGAAGTAGACTTAGATATATGTCTAAAttaaagtgtttttaattagttgAACCTGCTAGAGgatcttatttcttttttttcttatttttcgtTTCTCGTATTGTGGTATTTTCTGTTACTTTTGGGTACTTTTTAACCTTTCCAGGCACGCAAATTTTATGTAGCATGCGTTCCCCGCTCTGAGTGTTCTTAATTTCTTCAAAGCAGTATACAGATGGTGGTTTAAATTCGTTTtgattgttgttgtttttagttttattttcatctgaATTCTGTTTTGATATAACCTTTTTAATGACAACTTTCGACTGTCGACTAAtactgttatattaattaaattttcgagTGGTATCTTTAGGAGCGAGATTTGTAAagttaaaaacattgaaaatagattctttatacataaaagtgTAGTACATAGCAACTTATCCTCATCATGTAAATACCTGTTAATATCTGTTcatttccaataaataaatatttgaagtataaatcagtttaaatacacataaaaaagaaaagaaagtcGGTGTGCGACTGAGCTATCGGCCAGCACTGATCGTCAGATTTCTCTTGTATAATCTATTTAGTATAATCCCGGAGATCTTACGTCCGAGTTGTATTTATTGTCAGAAAGTTAAATGAAACCTCATCAACATCTCGCTCTTGAAGTCCTCGGTCCCTACTTCTACACGATCGTAGTCGAAAGTAGTCGCCATATAACGTGCAGCAGGTGGTATAGCGCGCATTGTATTGCAGCGCCTACAAGGCGGAGAAGCgcgcggggcgcgggcggcgcgagCGTGAGGGGCGCGAGCGGGAGGCGCGGGAGGGGCGCGAGCGCGAGCGGGAGCGGGAGGGGCGCGAGGGGCGCGGGGCGGgagcggcgcgcgcgcgcgacGACGGCGCCGCCGCGCTCGCCCTGGCGCCGCCTGTCGACGCACACCACGCGCGCAGATATAATGATATGGCGCCAAAGTGAGTACACAC is from Zerene cesonia ecotype Mississippi chromosome 15, Zerene_cesonia_1.1, whole genome shotgun sequence and encodes:
- the LOC119832606 gene encoding uncharacterized protein LOC119832606, with translation MKPHQHLALEVLGPYFYTIVVESSRHITCSRWYSAHCIAAPTRRRSARGAGGASVRGASGRRGRGASASGSGRGARGAGRERRARATTAPPRSPWRRLSTHTTRADIMIWRQNTGRKDCLGTTGLLSTSDHHHTTIPDQMIDSKLALTELDDDVLKY